Proteins co-encoded in one Oncorhynchus keta strain PuntledgeMale-10-30-2019 unplaced genomic scaffold, Oket_V2 Un_contig_9055_pilon_pilon, whole genome shotgun sequence genomic window:
- the LOC127927028 gene encoding uncharacterized protein LOC127927028: MTLAQVKTTYVTSAVGIRVFAFVWLSVQVERRGLESHLLECEFRSRACPSGCGHTLLSVDQSQHNCVAELRTELELLRAEMLDKVEEVRREMESRLDSQRRHMVQKESLLKSEVEDLKGQVSRVMCDVRALLGAERLRRQELAEADLEKRELLEMLRSLQPCRGQRNRDEPIRGLHQEDGTIRSQLQVEHPTRGLLSLIPAYLPTARGGVTHGPPLSSLTLDCIKSREVTVI; this comes from the exons ATGACCTTAGCTCAG GTGAAGACTACATATGTTACCAGTGCGGTAGGTATCAGGGTGTTTGCATTTGTGTG gTTGTCGGTgcaggtggagaggaggggtctAGAGTCTCACCTGTTAGAGTGTGAGTTCCGCAGCAGGGCGTGTCCTAGCGGCTGTGGCCACACCCTCCTCTCTGTAGACCAATCACAGCACAACTGTGTTGCGGAGCTACGAACAGAATTGGAGCTGCTCAG GGCAGAGATGTTGGAtaaggtggaggaggtgaggCGTGAGATGGAGTCGAGGCTGGACTCTCAGAGGAGACACATGGTGCAGAAAGAGTCTCTGCTGAAGAGCGAGGTGGAGGACCTCAAG ggcCAGGTGTCGAGGGTGATGTGTGATGTGCGGGCTCTCTTGGGGGCAGAGCGCCTGCGGAGACAGGAGCTGGCAGAAGCGGATCTAGAGAAGAGGGAGCTACTGGAGATGCTCCGGAGCCTGCAGCCATGCAGGGGCCAGCGGAACAGAGACGAGCCAATCAGAGGACTGCATCAAGAAGATGGGACAATTAGGAGCCAGCTTCAAGTAGAACACCCAACCAGGGGCTTGCTGAG CCTTATACCCGCCTACCTCCCCACAGCCAGGGGAGGGGTCACGCATGGCCCGCCCCTAAGCAGCCTTACCCTCGACTGCATCAAGAGCAGAGAGGTCACCGTCATCTGA